The proteins below are encoded in one region of Paenibacillus sp. YYML68:
- a CDS encoding PDZ domain-containing protein: MSWVQTLGLQWLEAILQLLLHPFYYVGILVIVLQYRRQIALERRLFSTKLHSLLSESWRTVMWGFFGGLVASALMAVIGATVQLEAVLLLWLVSLLIALVRVRYMCWAYAVGVLGMLHAILSSIPGVGSSAEWQWLTGPILAFNAPSMLALVAVLHLAEAVYVRTLGTRLSTPLFVEGKRGRMVGAYQLQGFWPMALFLIVPLSPDAAVGGAGAGAVSLPWSPLLGGEMWQNGWMIIGFPVMVGFTELTMSRVPKDKARMSSTLLLGYSGAVLLLALLAALAPVLTFWLCLLAVLLHEGMIVFSRRDEEKRAPIYVQDGKGLNILAVLPGSPAEELGLRPGEVISKVNGVPIRTKQELHQAMQLNSAYCRLEILDYARESRFLKRAVYSGDHHQLGIILAPDEDVLYYVDTKPLSFWSYFRRKLTGLLRNEKQIDRGM, translated from the coding sequence ATGAGCTGGGTTCAAACGTTAGGCTTGCAATGGCTGGAAGCTATTTTACAGCTGCTGCTGCATCCTTTTTACTACGTCGGCATTCTCGTGATCGTGCTGCAGTATCGGCGGCAAATTGCGCTAGAGCGGAGACTGTTCTCGACGAAGCTGCATTCGCTGCTCTCGGAATCGTGGCGCACGGTCATGTGGGGGTTCTTCGGCGGTCTCGTCGCATCAGCGCTGATGGCTGTCATCGGGGCTACTGTTCAGCTCGAGGCAGTGTTGCTGCTGTGGCTCGTATCGCTCTTGATCGCACTGGTTCGTGTGCGATATATGTGCTGGGCGTATGCAGTAGGCGTCCTCGGCATGCTGCATGCGATACTGAGCAGCATACCTGGAGTTGGCTCGTCCGCGGAGTGGCAATGGCTGACAGGGCCGATTCTGGCGTTCAACGCGCCGTCTATGCTCGCCCTGGTCGCTGTGCTTCATCTGGCCGAGGCGGTCTACGTGCGTACGCTAGGAACGCGGCTGTCGACACCGCTGTTCGTAGAGGGCAAGCGCGGCCGTATGGTCGGTGCTTACCAGCTGCAGGGCTTCTGGCCGATGGCGCTGTTCTTGATTGTGCCGCTCAGTCCGGATGCGGCAGTAGGCGGGGCAGGAGCGGGTGCCGTCAGCCTGCCTTGGTCGCCGCTGCTCGGGGGTGAGATGTGGCAGAACGGCTGGATGATCATCGGCTTCCCCGTTATGGTCGGCTTCACCGAGCTGACGATGTCCCGTGTGCCTAAGGATAAAGCCCGCATGAGCTCGACGCTGCTTCTCGGCTATTCAGGGGCAGTGCTCCTGCTGGCCTTACTAGCTGCATTAGCTCCGGTGCTGACGTTCTGGCTATGTCTGCTCGCGGTGCTGCTGCACGAGGGAATGATCGTCTTCAGCCGTCGCGATGAAGAGAAGCGTGCACCGATCTATGTGCAGGATGGCAAGGGGCTCAATATTCTCGCGGTGCTGCCAGGCAGTCCGGCAGAGGAGCTCGGTCTTCGGCCAGGCGAGGTCATCAGCAAGGTGAACGGTGTGCCCATTCGAACGAAGCAGGAGCTTCACCAGGCGATGCAGCTGAATTCAGCTTATTGTCGTCTGGAGATACTCGATTACGCCAGAGAGAGCCGCTTCTTGAAGCGGGCGGTCTACTCGGGAGATCACCATCAGCTGGGCATCATTCTGGCTCCGGATGAGGATGTGCTGTATTATGTGGACACGAAGCCGCTGTCGTTCTGGTCCTACTTCCGCCGCAAGCTGACAGGCTTGCTGCGCAATGAGAAGCAGATTGATCGAGGGATGTAG
- a CDS encoding S41 family peptidase, with product MVFKGRTVLAFVLLSMFASSIMTLTIVNPAIFAAVKNEVGAAAAEAKSGLSGKDINKIATTYQLITSKYLSEVDHEELVNGAINGMLETLEDPFTVYMDQKEAKQFGENITSSFQGIGAEVTQEEGKVTIVAPIKGSPAEKAGLHAHDVILSVNGESLDGLTLNQAIMKIRGPKGTQAKLEIVRPGVTDPIQLIVVRDDIDVETVKAEMLEGSIGKIEIRQFATNTAESFNEELAALEKKGLKGLIIDVRNDPGGLLSSVVEIVEPFVPKGKPIVQIENRKGLREETKSEQDGGKPYPVHVLINKGSASASEILAGALHDSAGSKLIGETTFGKGTVQVTFEQEMGDGSNIKMTVYKWLTPDGTWIHKTGIAPDLAVEQPAYFKAAPLSKKQTLKPDMNSEDVKNLQIMLKGAGYDPGREDGYYNDQTAQAVKSFQRANSVPVTGEVDEETATKLEKAIVAAIRDPKNDLQLKAALESIRKEIR from the coding sequence ATGGTGTTTAAGGGACGTACAGTGCTTGCATTCGTGCTGCTCTCGATGTTCGCCAGCAGTATTATGACGCTCACAATCGTGAACCCTGCGATATTCGCAGCGGTGAAGAACGAGGTAGGTGCTGCGGCGGCCGAGGCGAAGAGCGGCTTGAGCGGCAAGGACATCAACAAAATTGCCACCACATATCAGCTGATTACGAGTAAGTATCTGAGCGAGGTCGATCACGAGGAGCTTGTGAACGGGGCGATCAACGGCATGCTGGAGACGCTTGAGGATCCGTTCACCGTGTACATGGATCAGAAGGAAGCGAAGCAGTTCGGCGAGAATATCACGTCTTCGTTCCAAGGCATTGGCGCTGAGGTGACGCAGGAGGAGGGCAAGGTGACGATCGTCGCACCGATCAAGGGCTCTCCGGCAGAGAAGGCTGGTCTTCATGCGCATGATGTGATCTTGTCCGTGAATGGAGAATCACTCGATGGATTGACGCTGAATCAGGCGATTATGAAGATTCGCGGTCCGAAGGGAACACAGGCGAAGCTTGAGATTGTGCGTCCCGGTGTTACCGACCCGATCCAGCTTATTGTCGTGCGCGATGATATTGATGTCGAGACGGTGAAGGCGGAGATGCTCGAGGGCAGCATCGGCAAGATCGAGATCCGACAGTTCGCGACGAACACAGCTGAGAGCTTCAATGAGGAGCTGGCCGCTCTGGAGAAGAAGGGCTTGAAGGGTCTTATTATTGATGTGCGCAACGATCCGGGCGGTCTGCTCTCCTCTGTCGTGGAGATCGTCGAGCCGTTCGTGCCGAAGGGCAAGCCAATCGTGCAGATCGAGAACCGCAAGGGACTGCGCGAGGAGACGAAGTCGGAGCAGGACGGCGGCAAGCCGTATCCAGTGCATGTTCTCATTAATAAGGGCAGCGCCAGCGCCTCCGAGATATTAGCGGGAGCGCTGCACGATTCGGCGGGCAGCAAGCTGATTGGCGAGACGACGTTCGGTAAGGGTACCGTGCAGGTGACGTTCGAGCAAGAGATGGGCGACGGCAGCAACATCAAGATGACTGTCTACAAGTGGCTGACGCCTGATGGCACTTGGATCCATAAGACGGGCATCGCGCCGGACCTCGCGGTCGAGCAGCCAGCCTACTTCAAGGCAGCGCCGCTGAGCAAGAAGCAGACCCTGAAGCCGGATATGAACAGCGAAGATGTGAAGAACCTGCAGATCATGCTGAAGGGGGCTGGGTATGACCCTGGGCGTGAGGACGGCTACTACAATGATCAGACGGCGCAAGCGGTTAAGTCATTCCAGCGTGCGAACAGCGTGCCTGTTACTGGCGAGGTCGATGAGGAGACGGCGACGAAGCTGGAGAAGGCGATTGTCGCGGCGATTCGCGATCCGAAGAACGATCTGCAGCTGAAGGCGGCGCTCGAATCGATCCGTAAGGAGATCCGGTAG
- a CDS encoding murein hydrolase activator EnvC yields MKKLIIPAVLSLGLLGTVVMPQTSSAVTTSQRIQKELEQLKASKAAVERKVNETDKQLNQVTREKQQTSQEINVLLDQIDKTNQSLSVLNEKVETVSASLQENAVQLEDAEGRIVSRDQMLRSRIRLMYMNGVVSYADVLLSSTSFTDFLDRLEALRSIVNQDKDILEANVRDRDLIAVKKMEIEQQLAEVRDLYAETAAVKAELLVKEKEKEVRIASLNEKEKELHEISEEVDAQLMKLASQEAAKQKALRDAKAQEAAKSKSTAPAPVYTYSGGQFQFPLAKLVNMSSDFGTRRDPFTGKTATHNGIDFPAPAGTSIVAAADGVVIMASWWSGYGNTVIVDHGNGVWTLYAHIRNDGIVVNKGDAVKKGQKIAEVGSTGRSTGNHLHFEVRIHEKPVDPKPYLR; encoded by the coding sequence TTGAAGAAGCTTATCATACCGGCCGTCCTAAGTCTGGGACTGCTAGGGACTGTCGTCATGCCGCAAACGAGCTCAGCTGTCACTACGTCGCAACGGATTCAGAAGGAGCTTGAACAGCTGAAGGCTTCGAAGGCGGCTGTCGAGCGTAAGGTGAACGAGACGGACAAGCAATTGAATCAGGTCACGAGGGAGAAGCAGCAGACGTCGCAGGAGATCAATGTGCTGCTCGACCAGATCGATAAGACGAATCAGAGCTTGAGCGTGCTCAACGAGAAGGTGGAGACGGTGAGCGCATCGCTGCAGGAGAATGCGGTGCAGCTCGAGGACGCAGAGGGCCGTATCGTGTCTCGCGATCAGATGCTGCGCTCCCGGATTCGTCTGATGTATATGAATGGCGTCGTGTCGTATGCGGACGTGCTGCTCAGCTCGACGAGCTTCACTGATTTCCTCGATCGTCTCGAGGCGCTGCGCTCTATTGTCAATCAGGACAAGGATATATTGGAAGCGAATGTGCGCGACCGTGATCTCATTGCCGTGAAGAAGATGGAGATCGAGCAGCAGCTGGCCGAGGTTCGTGATCTGTACGCCGAGACGGCTGCTGTGAAGGCGGAGCTACTGGTCAAGGAGAAGGAGAAGGAGGTCCGCATCGCCAGCTTGAATGAGAAGGAGAAGGAGCTTCACGAGATTAGCGAGGAGGTCGATGCTCAGCTGATGAAGCTCGCTTCCCAGGAAGCGGCGAAGCAGAAGGCGCTGCGTGATGCGAAGGCCCAGGAGGCCGCGAAGTCCAAGAGCACGGCACCAGCACCGGTGTACACGTACAGCGGCGGTCAATTCCAGTTCCCGCTCGCTAAGCTCGTGAACATGTCCTCGGACTTCGGCACGCGCCGCGACCCGTTCACAGGTAAGACAGCGACGCATAATGGCATCGACTTCCCTGCGCCAGCTGGAACGAGCATCGTGGCGGCGGCTGATGGTGTTGTCATTATGGCTTCGTGGTGGAGCGGCTACGGCAATACGGTCATTGTTGATCACGGGAATGGCGTATGGACGCTGTACGCGCATATTCGTAATGACGGAATCGTTGTCAACAAGGGTGACGCGGTGAAGAAGGGGCAGAAGATCGCCGAGGTCGGCTCGACGGGCCGATCGACGGGCAACCACCTGCACTTCGAGGTAAGGATTCATGAGAAGCCTGTTGATCCGAAGCCGTACCTGCGTTAA
- the ftsX gene encoding permease-like cell division protein FtsX — protein sequence MKISTAGRHLREGLLNVGRNGWMSFASISSISISLFILGVFLLLSLNVNYLAQQIEQQVEIRVYLEVNTPQEQIAQLQNEIAAIPQVNKVTFVSKAEGLEYLRERLGQSGEQLLEGFDGENNPLNDSFTVEVSEPREVGIAADAISKLNEGKATKPIYRVSYGQGTVETMFKITSVVRNAGLVLVAALALTAMFLISNTIKITIVARRREISIMKLVGATNSFIRWPFFIEGALLGIIGSVIPVVILQYGYWQLMQSLQLDLNLMLIKLLPFESIVAETAGLLIGIGVAIGIWGSVLSVRKFLRV from the coding sequence ATGAAGATTAGTACGGCTGGCCGCCATTTGCGCGAAGGGCTCCTGAATGTCGGACGGAACGGCTGGATGTCGTTCGCCTCGATCAGCTCGATCTCGATCTCGCTGTTCATCCTCGGCGTCTTCCTGCTGCTGTCGCTTAACGTGAACTATTTGGCCCAGCAGATCGAGCAGCAGGTCGAGATCCGCGTCTACCTCGAGGTGAATACGCCGCAGGAGCAGATCGCACAGCTGCAGAACGAGATTGCCGCCATTCCGCAGGTGAACAAAGTCACGTTCGTCTCGAAGGCGGAGGGGCTGGAGTATCTGCGTGAGCGTCTGGGCCAGAGCGGGGAGCAGCTGCTGGAGGGCTTCGACGGGGAGAACAACCCGCTGAATGATTCGTTCACGGTCGAGGTATCTGAGCCCCGAGAGGTCGGCATCGCTGCTGACGCCATCTCGAAGCTGAACGAAGGGAAGGCGACGAAGCCGATCTACCGTGTCAGCTACGGGCAGGGTACCGTAGAGACGATGTTCAAGATTACGTCTGTCGTCCGTAATGCAGGACTTGTGCTGGTGGCAGCACTTGCGTTGACGGCGATGTTCCTTATATCCAATACGATCAAAATTACAATCGTCGCGCGCCGCCGCGAAATCTCGATCATGAAGCTGGTCGGTGCGACGAATTCGTTCATTCGCTGGCCGTTCTTCATTGAAGGAGCGTTGCTCGGCATTATCGGCTCGGTTATCCCAGTCGTTATTCTACAATATGGTTACTGGCAGCTGATGCAGTCGCTGCAGCTCGATCTGAATTTAATGCTGATCAAGCTGCTGCCGTTCGAGTCCATTGTAGCGGAGACAGCGGGACTGCTGATTGGGATCGGGGTAGCGATCGGCATTTGGGGAAGCGTGCTGTCGGTACGTAAGTTTTTGCGAGTATAG
- the ftsE gene encoding cell division ATP-binding protein FtsE → MIEMHDVWKTYPDGSHALRGINVKVDQSEFVYVVGPSGAGKSTFMKMIYREERPTKGTIFVNGFNLEKLKQRKIPYVRRNIGVIFQDFRLLPKLTVYENVAFAMEVIEAPKKVIKKRTLEVLELVRLKDKAQSLPTQLSGGEQQRVAIARAIVNNPAVIIADEPTGNLDPDTSWGIMRLMEEINFRGTTIVMATHNKEIVNTIRKRVIAIEAGKIARDEARGEYGYED, encoded by the coding sequence GTGATCGAAATGCATGACGTTTGGAAAACGTACCCGGACGGCAGCCATGCTCTAAGGGGCATTAACGTCAAGGTAGACCAGAGCGAATTCGTCTACGTTGTCGGTCCGTCAGGTGCGGGTAAATCGACATTTATGAAAATGATCTATAGAGAGGAACGTCCGACCAAGGGGACGATCTTCGTGAACGGCTTCAACCTCGAGAAGCTCAAGCAGCGCAAAATTCCGTACGTTCGCCGCAACATCGGCGTCATCTTCCAGGACTTCCGCCTGCTGCCGAAGCTGACGGTGTATGAGAACGTCGCCTTCGCGATGGAGGTCATCGAGGCGCCGAAGAAGGTGATCAAGAAGCGTACGCTGGAGGTGCTGGAGCTCGTGCGGCTGAAGGATAAGGCGCAGTCGCTGCCGACCCAGCTGTCCGGTGGCGAGCAGCAGCGTGTTGCGATCGCTCGTGCGATCGTGAACAATCCGGCGGTTATTATTGCGGACGAGCCTACTGGTAATCTCGATCCAGATACGTCATGGGGTATCATGAGGCTGATGGAGGAGATTAACTTCCGCGGCACGACCATCGTGATGGCGACGCACAATAAGGAGATCGTGAACACGATACGCAAGCGGGTCATCGCCATCGAAGCGGGCAAGATCGCACGCGACGAAGCAAGGGGTGAATACGGCTATGAAGATTAG
- a CDS encoding VanW family protein, which produces MPSMNKRIMPRGAFRVIAPLLTCALGLTLVGSAAVWVYASTDRIPSGVQLDGWPVGGLPYAELDQQLQARKQQYTSLPVQLQLAGSGDSTASPLHAGELGVSLQEDELRARIARLQTGSLYSRARARWSERGQRWSVQPQVDTAQLQAALRQSFPASYRSEPKDAVRTIRADDTVVYTPETTVLRPDEQRFADELLAALPRWTEAGAVQEPLRLQVPERQLLPKQTLESLRAQGITRRLAAFTTVYPPAPSTSSGGSSSSAGRVHNVRSTAATLHDVLLAPGDVFDYAPIVERTEQRAGYREAPVIMNGKLVPGIGGGICQVSSTLYNAVLRAGLEIVERRNHSLPVSYVPLGQDATFSSGYINFKFRNNTEHYVLVRTEADEERLTVKLFGQTPEELTYEVESKTIETLEPPRRYVHNPKLRPGQEQVLAKGKPGYIVETYRIHKRNGSMINREKLSRDTYAAQSTLVAVNGGPDAGSGDAPAPSREEGAAPHVEDGVKGPSFR; this is translated from the coding sequence ATGCCCTCCATGAATAAAAGAATCATGCCCCGCGGAGCGTTCCGCGTCATCGCGCCACTCCTGACCTGCGCGCTCGGCCTCACGCTAGTGGGCAGTGCGGCCGTCTGGGTGTACGCCTCCACAGACCGCATCCCAAGCGGCGTCCAGCTCGACGGCTGGCCTGTCGGCGGACTTCCGTACGCAGAGCTGGACCAGCAGCTGCAGGCCCGCAAGCAGCAATATACCTCGCTGCCCGTGCAGCTCCAGCTTGCCGGCAGCGGCGACAGCACCGCAAGCCCGCTCCATGCAGGCGAGCTCGGGGTGTCGCTGCAGGAGGACGAGCTGCGGGCGCGTATCGCCCGGCTGCAGACTGGCTCGCTGTACAGTCGGGCGAGAGCGCGATGGAGCGAGCGCGGACAACGGTGGAGCGTGCAGCCGCAGGTGGACACAGCCCAGCTGCAGGCGGCGCTGCGGCAGTCGTTCCCTGCGTCGTACCGCAGCGAGCCGAAGGACGCCGTCCGCACGATCCGCGCCGACGATACGGTCGTCTACACGCCGGAGACGACCGTCCTGCGCCCGGACGAACAGCGCTTCGCCGACGAGCTGCTCGCCGCGCTGCCGCGCTGGACCGAGGCCGGCGCGGTGCAGGAGCCGCTGCGGCTGCAGGTGCCCGAGCGGCAGCTTCTGCCGAAGCAGACGCTCGAGTCGCTGCGCGCCCAAGGCATTACGCGCAGGCTCGCCGCGTTCACGACAGTGTACCCGCCCGCGCCGAGCACCAGCAGCGGAGGCAGCTCCAGCTCCGCAGGCCGCGTGCACAACGTGCGCTCGACCGCGGCTACGCTGCACGATGTGCTGCTCGCGCCGGGCGACGTCTTCGACTACGCGCCGATCGTGGAGCGCACCGAGCAGCGCGCTGGCTACCGCGAAGCGCCTGTTATCATGAACGGCAAGCTCGTGCCCGGCATCGGCGGCGGCATCTGCCAGGTGTCGTCTACGCTGTACAACGCCGTACTGCGGGCCGGGCTTGAGATCGTCGAGCGGCGCAACCATTCGCTGCCGGTCAGCTATGTGCCGCTCGGACAAGATGCGACATTCTCGAGCGGCTATATCAACTTCAAGTTCCGCAATAATACGGAGCATTATGTACTGGTCCGCACGGAGGCCGATGAAGAGAGGCTGACCGTGAAGCTGTTCGGACAGACGCCCGAGGAGCTGACGTACGAGGTCGAGTCGAAGACGATCGAGACGCTAGAGCCGCCGCGCCGCTACGTGCACAACCCGAAGCTGCGCCCCGGTCAAGAGCAGGTGCTGGCGAAGGGCAAGCCCGGCTACATCGTCGAGACGTACCGCATCCATAAGCGTAACGGCTCGATGATCAACCGGGAGAAGCTGTCCCGCGACACGTACGCTGCCCAGTCGACGCTGGTCGCCGTCAACGGCGGCCCCGACGCAGGCTCAGGGGATGCTCCCGCTCCGTCCAGGGAGGAAGGAGCCGCCCCGCACGTGGAGGACGGCGTCAAGGGACCGTCGTTCCGCTGA
- a CDS encoding ABC transporter ATP-binding protein encodes MSILTVKELTKAYRGRKVVNEISFALKQGEIFAFLGRNGAGKSTTIHMLTGIIPPTSGEIELFNASYKSIDKLKQRIGVLPDNSQYYNDMTALQHLQFFARVKGLKPVREELIALLDEVGLGEHYNKKAGQFSLGMKKKLGIAQALIGSPELLFLDEPTSTLDIESSIQIRSLLRKLASQGITIFMTSHNLEEVEKLCDRIAIINQGRIEKLGTLEQLQTAHTTELKVKLKYASEREDSLQQWLGQLQLHTAVAPSLTEGGWLEFTVQHEESIADIVEAASRHHVRIFRVEVEATSLEAIFIDHEQPMQTT; translated from the coding sequence ATGAGTATCTTAACCGTGAAGGAGCTAACGAAGGCGTACAGAGGCCGTAAGGTGGTCAATGAAATCAGCTTCGCCTTGAAGCAAGGCGAGATCTTCGCATTCCTGGGGCGCAATGGCGCGGGCAAAAGCACGACGATCCATATGCTCACCGGCATCATTCCTCCAACCTCCGGCGAGATCGAGCTCTTCAATGCCTCCTACAAGTCCATCGATAAGCTGAAGCAGCGAATCGGCGTGCTACCTGACAATAGTCAATATTACAATGACATGACGGCGCTGCAGCATCTCCAGTTTTTCGCAAGAGTGAAGGGTCTTAAGCCTGTTCGTGAGGAGCTCATCGCCTTACTCGACGAGGTGGGCCTCGGGGAGCATTACAATAAGAAGGCAGGCCAGTTCTCGCTAGGGATGAAGAAGAAGCTGGGCATCGCGCAGGCGTTAATCGGCAGTCCGGAGCTTCTGTTTCTGGATGAGCCGACCTCGACGCTGGATATTGAATCCTCCATTCAGATCCGGTCTCTCTTGAGGAAGCTGGCCTCTCAGGGCATTACGATCTTCATGACGTCTCACAATCTGGAAGAGGTAGAGAAGCTGTGTGACCGCATCGCGATTATTAATCAAGGTCGCATTGAGAAGTTAGGTACGCTCGAGCAGCTGCAGACTGCGCATACAACCGAGCTTAAGGTGAAGCTGAAGTATGCGAGCGAACGTGAGGACAGCCTGCAGCAATGGCTCGGGCAGCTGCAGCTGCATACAGCTGTAGCACCCTCGCTGACCGAGGGCGGCTGGCTGGAATTCACCGTTCAACATGAAGAGAGCATCGCGGACATCGTGGAGGCCGCCAGTCGTCATCACGTGCGAATATTCCGTGTCGAGGTGGAGGCCACTTCGTTAGAAGCGATCTTTATTGACCACGAGCAGCCGATGCAGACCACCTAG
- a CDS encoding ABC transporter permease yields the protein MLGIVIKEYTSLIKGIKSMLLAAFITLISIWAARFITSNALFQSEVGSAESTALAGLSFILVAFGALFVYILSHDIINRDIELQRIRLLVTKTSRRNIVLGKFLAVWLFWLSITTITFVIVSIMTKTFLIQELLLLWVFLAFHTSVVVLVSTLIVNHAYTVMTSLILGIAMPIAGVWSMFNTTAVAQVVRYGLPYYFMSDNHGWLMIAVLEALLMLVVAVKVLERKEL from the coding sequence ATGCTAGGCATCGTTATCAAGGAATACACCTCATTAATTAAAGGCATCAAGTCGATGCTGCTCGCCGCATTCATTACGCTCATATCGATATGGGCGGCACGATTCATTACCAGCAATGCGTTGTTTCAAAGTGAGGTTGGATCAGCGGAAAGTACGGCTCTTGCCGGGTTATCCTTCATTCTGGTCGCGTTCGGAGCGCTGTTCGTCTACATCCTCTCGCACGATATTATCAATCGGGATATTGAATTGCAGCGCATTCGATTACTCGTGACGAAGACTTCTCGGCGAAATATTGTGCTCGGCAAGTTTTTGGCTGTGTGGCTGTTTTGGCTGAGTATCACGACGATTACATTCGTGATCGTATCGATCATGACGAAGACCTTCCTCATTCAAGAGCTGCTCCTGCTCTGGGTGTTCCTCGCCTTTCATACCAGTGTGGTCGTGCTCGTCTCAACGCTGATCGTGAACCATGCCTATACGGTAATGACGAGTCTGATCTTAGGCATTGCGATGCCGATCGCTGGCGTCTGGAGTATGTTCAATACGACTGCTGTGGCTCAGGTTGTGCGCTATGGTCTCCCTTATTATTTCATGTCGGATAACCATGGGTGGCTGATGATTGCGGTGCTGGAAGCTCTGCTCATGCTGGTAGTCGCCGTGAAGGTCTTAGAGAGAAAGGAATTATAG
- a CDS encoding ABC transporter ATP-binding protein, whose protein sequence is MHAVKVTGVSKAFKGELIFDSIDLELEAGLIHGIIGHNGSGKSVLFKLLCGMIVPDQGSVQILNHTLGKEIDYPEHTGAVIEQPGFLSDRSGLDNLTYLAAIRNKITPERIKQALQAVGLNPNDKKKVKAYSIGMKQRLAIAQAIMEEPKLLLLDEPMNGLDKSGVAQIRQLIMELKQQGVTIVLSSHIAEDIRLLCDRVYEIDNKRVTLVSQTATEV, encoded by the coding sequence ATGCATGCGGTTAAGGTAACAGGTGTAAGTAAAGCATTCAAAGGTGAGCTCATCTTCGACTCTATCGATCTGGAGCTCGAAGCAGGACTCATTCACGGCATCATCGGTCATAACGGGAGCGGCAAGTCCGTCCTCTTCAAGCTGCTCTGCGGCATGATCGTACCCGACCAAGGCTCTGTTCAAATCTTGAATCACACACTCGGCAAAGAGATTGACTACCCTGAACATACAGGAGCTGTTATTGAGCAGCCAGGATTTCTAAGTGACCGCTCCGGACTAGATAACCTTACCTACTTAGCCGCCATACGCAACAAAATTACGCCCGAACGAATCAAGCAAGCTCTGCAGGCCGTCGGGCTGAATCCGAATGATAAGAAGAAGGTAAAGGCTTACTCCATCGGGATGAAGCAGCGTCTGGCCATAGCTCAAGCGATCATGGAGGAGCCGAAGCTGCTGCTGCTTGACGAGCCTATGAATGGATTGGACAAAAGCGGTGTCGCCCAAATACGGCAGCTTATTATGGAGCTGAAGCAGCAAGGTGTAACGATTGTGTTGTCCAGTCATATTGCAGAAGACATCCGATTATTGTGCGATAGGGTGTATGAGATCGACAACAAGCGCGTTACGCTGGTTTCGCAGACGGCGACTGAAGTCTAG